The following are encoded together in the Indicator indicator isolate 239-I01 unplaced genomic scaffold, UM_Iind_1.1 iindUn_scaffold_71, whole genome shotgun sequence genome:
- the EGR3 gene encoding early growth response protein 3 translates to MTGKLLVEKLPGTMNTLMNQLPDNLYPEEIPNSLNIFSSSSDSVAHYNQMAADNVMDIGLANEKAGQELPSYSGTFQPAPGNKTVTYLGKFAFDSPSNWCQDNIISLMSAGILGVPPSSGALTSTQSSAGSMGPPQGEVDQMYPALPPYSSCSDLYPEPVSFHDPQSNPGLTYSPQDYQAAKPALDSNLFPMIPDYNLYHHPNDMGTITEHKPFQSLDPIRVNPPPITPLETIKAFKDKQIHPGFGGLPQPPLTLKPIRPRKYPNRPSKTPLHERPHACPAEGCDRRFSRSDELTRHLRIHTGHKPFQCRICMRSFSRSDHLTTHIRTHTGEKPFACEFCGRKFARSDERKRHAKIHLKQKEKKAEKGSAGQPPTAAPNTATAATAATASPPVALAPAVTTCA, encoded by the exons ATGACAGGCAAACTACTGGTGGAGAAGCTGCCGGGGACCATGAACACTTTGATGAACCAATTGCCTGACAATCTGTACCCAGAGGAGATCCCCAACTCTTTGAAtatcttctccagcagcagcgaCTCGGTGGCTCACTACAACCAGATGGCTGcag aTAATGTTATGGACATTGGGTTAGCCAACGAAAAGGCCGGGCAGGAGCTGCCCTCTTACTCGGGGACTTTTCAGCCAGCTCCGGGCAACAAGACTGTCACCTACCTGGGGAAATTCGCTTTCGACTCGCCCTCCAACTGGTGCCAGGACAACATCATTAGCCTGATGAGCGCGGGCATCCTGGGGGTCCCACCGTCCTCGGGCGCTCTCACCAGcacccagagctcagcaggcagcatgGGCCCACCGCAGGGCGAGGTGGACCAGATGTACCCAGCGCTGCCACCCTACTCCTCCTGCAGTGACCTCTACCCAGAGCCAGTCTCCTTCCACGACCCCCAGAGCAATCCCGGCCTCACCTACTCGCCCCAGGATTACCAAGCCGCCAAACCCGCCTTGGACAGCAACCTCTTCCCCATGATCCCAGACTATAACCTCTACCATCACCCCAACGACATGGGCACTATCACGGAGCACAAACCCTTCCAGAGCTTGGACCCCATCCGCGTCAACCCACCCCCCATCACCCCGCTGGAGACCATCAAGGCCTTCAAGGACAAACAGATCCACCCAGGCTTCGGGGGCCTGCCGCAACCACCCCTCACCCTCAAACCCATCCGACCCCGCAAGTACCCCAACCGGCCCAGCAAGACGCCCCTCCACGAGCGGCCCCACGCCTGCCCGGCCGAGGGCTGCGACCGTCGCTTCTCCCGCTCCGACGAGCTCACCCGCCACCTCCGCATCCATACCGGCCACAAACCCTTCCAGTGCCGCATCTGCATGCGGAGCTTCAGCCGCAGCGACCACCTCACCACCCACATCCGCACCCACACCGGCGAGAAGCCCTTCGCCTGCGAGTTCTGCGGCCGCAAGTTCGCCCGCTCCGACGAGCGCAAGCGGCACGCCAAGATCCACCTcaagcagaaggagaagaaggccGAGAAGGGCTCGGCCGGGCAGCCCCCCACCGCTGCCCCCAACACAGCcaccgccgccaccgccgccaCCGCCTCGCCCCCCGTCGCCCTCGCCCCTGCCGTCACCACGTGCGCTTGA